A window of Candidatus Binatus sp. genomic DNA:
AGAACGGATCGTAGGCGGGGTCGTTCAGGCGGCGGCCGTTGAACGGATTGGGCCTGACGAACACCGCCTTGAAGTTCAGATCCCCGACCGCGCGGCGCATCTCGCGCACCGCTTCATCGACGTCCTGCATCGGCATCGGCGCGACGCCGTATAGCCGCTTCGAATACGGCTTGCAGAAATCCGCGAGCCAGTTGTTGTAGGCGCGGCAGGCGGCCGCCGCGAGTTTCGGATCGGTCAAGTCGCCGTACAGCAGGTAGATCGACGGATACAGCACCGCGACGTCGATCCCTTCCTCGTCCATCACCTTGATCCGCGCGTGCGGATCGGAACCGCCGGCCGGCAGGTCGTCCCACTTGATTTTGCGCGCGCGTTCGAGATCGGAAAGTCCGCCCGGCATCATCGAAGCGGCGACCGGCAACGACGGCCTGCTCCGATTCTCGCCGTTGATCCAAAGCTCGTCGCTGCCCGCCTGATTGCGCCGAATCTGGATCATGCGATCGCGAAACTCCGGCTCGACGTATTCTTCCCAAAGCGCGCGCGGCTCGACGATATGTCCGTCGGCATCGATTATTCGGCTCATAGCGATTGCATCCTCCGGCTGACGCACATAAGTCGAATCAACGACCCGCGCGAGGCAATTGTCAAGGACGCCGCGAGGCGCGCGCGGCGATCCATTCCTCGCGTAGCACCGCATATTGGTATTCATCGCACCAACTGCCCTTGAACCACCTGTTCTGGATGAAGTGGCCTTCCTGGCGCATCCCGAGGCGCTTCATCAGCGCGATCGATCGGATATTGCGGCAATCCGTCGTCGCGATAACGCGATTCAGTCCAAGCGAATCGAAGCCGTAGTCGATTACCGTGCGAGCCGCCTCGGTCGCGAGACCGGCGCCCTGGTATGCGCGTGAAAAGGTGTAGCCGATCTCGGCGATTCCGCGCGCCGCCCTGATCACCAACAGCGCGCAATCGCCGGCCAGCACGCCGCTGTCCTTGATCTCCGCCGCAAACTGGAACCATCGCCCCGGAATCCCCGGCCGCGCGCGGCTCTGGCGTGCGATGAAATCCTCGGCCTCTTTGCGCGAAAACGAAACCCACGCCTGGTAGCGCGCCACGTCCGGATCGTTTCGATACGCCATCAGCGCTTCGAGATCGCTCTGGCGAAACCGCCGCAGAATCAGGCGCGGAGTTTCAAGCTGTCTGAATCGCGGGATGATCAAGGTTGTTCTCAGCGACGATTCGACGCGCAGTCGAGCATCATCGATGCGGCCGGCATCGCGCAACTCCGGACACGGGATCCTTGATCTTCGTCGCTGCCAGACGATCCTGCACCCTCACCTGCCTCATCGCGTTCGCGACAGTCGGCTTCTTCTCCCCCAACTAAGCGGGCGAGGTAAAGCAAAGAGCGGCCCGCGATCCTGACGAGCGACGACGGCTCTCACGCGGAATCTCACTTGAAGGCCGAGCCGATCACGCGGAACGGAAACCTGATCACGCTCCCGAGCGCGTCGGCGCTGGTGGAGAGCACGCCTTCCGATCCGCGCTGCGATTCGGCGCCGGGCGGCGGCTTCGGTGCGCTCGACGGCTCCGACGAATCAGAGGTGCTTGACGCATACGGCGGAGGATTCCCGCCCGTCACCTCCGTCGTCGTGACGCATCCCGACGCGCAAAAGATCGCGCATAGAACAATCGCCGCTCGCATCGTTGCCCGTTCGACTATCATCTTGATGTCACGGCCGCCTGCGCTTTGGTTCGCCCGCGACACGGCAACTTGAATGCCGTCGGCGCATCTGGGATTGCTGGATTGCGACTCAGCCGCCGAATCGAACTGCCGAGGGACTTCACGATGCACAAGATACGTTTACTCTCCGTCCTCATTGTCGCCGCGATCGTCATTTCAATTTGGGCGATGAGCGCAGCCGCGAGCGACGAGATCGGCAGCATCGTCAGCGTCAGTGGCGACGCGAAGATCGGGCGCGGTGGCGCGACTCTCAACGCGACGAGCGGGATGCCGATACGGGTGCACGATCAACTCAGTACCTCGCCCGACGGGAGCCTGACGCTCGGATTTCCCGACGGCACTTCGCTCTCGCTCGCGGGCGCCACGGCCATCTCGATCGACGACAGCAGCGCGGTCGATGGCAAGCCGGCGCCGAGCCGCGTCACCCTGCTGCGCGGCAAGCTTCACACCAACGTGCCCGACAAAACAACGGGCGCGACGCACACGATCGAAATCGACACGCCCGACGTCCGCGCGGTCGCGCCGGCTGCCGAGCATTGATGCGGCTTCACGCGCGCATCTGCTCGCCGGGAATCCAAATCGAGTGGAAGCCGGTCGGCACGCGCTGCGGAATCTGCACGCGCGCGATCGGACCCGCCGCGAAATTTTTCGCGTCGATAATGATCACTTCGCCGCGGTGCTGCGCGTTCGCATCGGCGACGAAGGTCACGACGTAGCCATCGTCCTCGTCGTTTGTATCGTCCTGGGCGCCGACTCGCGGCGCGAACGGCGCCTCATTTGAAGTGCGCCCCTCGCCGAACAGGTAGCTCTCCGAAGTCCCGCGCACCGTGTCGTATTTCACCAATCCTTCATAATGTGGCACGCGTGAGTTGTAGGCGTAGCGCGATTTGCGGCCCATCTTGTGGCGATTGATCGTCGGCCATTCGGTTTTCGCGTCGTCGAGTTGCTCTTCCTTGACTGCGCCGGTCGCGAGATTGAACCGCCATCGCCAGAGTTGCGCCTCGAGCCTGAGAAACGCGCGCATCCGCGCTAGTTCACCTTCGCCGCGCTTCGCATTGGGCTCGCCCTGGATTACGCGGCACGCGTCCATCACGAATTCGTCGCCCTCCTCCCACGAATTCACGACGTGGTAGATGTAGCAGGGCGACGCCTCGAACCATTTCACGTCGGCGTTGAGGCCGTAGCGCGGGATGATTCCGAAGCGGCTCGGCAACTCGGGATAGTACGTGACCTTGTGGACGTTGCGCTCGAGCAATTGCGGATCCCAGAAGAGCGGCAGATCCATCAGCAGCGAGTAATTTTCGGTGAAGGCCATGTCATGCGGCAGCCGCGAGCCGGGCAGATCGATATCGACGTGATGTCGTAGTTCGCCGGTGCGCGACACGACGTTGTAGGTCATGTACGGCGGCTTGGTCGCGTAGTCGAAGAACAGCAGCTCACCGCTCACTGGATCGACCTTGGCGTGCGCCGAGACCGCGCGCGCGAGCTTGCCGCCGAAGCGCTCGACGCCGAGCGTCTCGAGCGTGCGCGGATCGAGCTTGTACGGCAGGCCGCATTGATACCACAGCGCGAGCGCGTAGCCGTTGTGAAAAACGATGTCAGTGTTGGCGGTGTCCTTGAGCCATCCGTCGGAGCCGGCGCCGCGCGGAACCGCGGGATCGGGACGATCCATCAGGCCGGGCCAGATCGATCGATGGGCCTGCTGCTCGGCGGCGAAACCTTCGGTCTGAATCCAGCGGTTGCGATAAGTCGCCTTGCCGTCGTGGAACTCGATCCCGTGGACCATCCCGTCGCCGTCGAACCAATGGTAGCGGCCGCGCGGCCGATGGACGGGATTCGGGCCGTTGCGGAGATATGCGCCGTCGAGGTCTTTGGGAATCTCGCCGATTACGGTCAGATCGCTGGCGGTGATTTCAGTCGCGATCGGAGCGAACACGCCGCGCAGAAACGGATTCTCGCCGGGATCGATCTGAATCGGAATTTCGCGCTCGATTTTCACCATGATGACTCCGCACCTCGGCGCCTGATCGTCGAATTCAAGCTATCACGCTCGCCCGCGGTCCGACAAAGTTGGCGCTCGCAAGCACATCCAATGTTGGAATGCTGCTTACACCTCCGTCATCGCTCTTTTCTGTCTCCCGTAACGAAGCGGGCGAGGCATTGGGCGACCCCGGCAGCCTGCGCTCAAGATGACGGAATGAGGCAGCGTTCGCGTCAGAATGACAAGGACGGTGCGAAATGACACGGAAGAGAAAAACACTCAGCCGCAAGGACGCAAGCTGACTTGCCAAACCACGATCAATCCTTCTCCTTTTCGGGGCTCA
This region includes:
- a CDS encoding GNAT family N-acetyltransferase: MIIPRFRQLETPRLILRRFRQSDLEALMAYRNDPDVARYQAWVSFSRKEAEDFIARQSRARPGIPGRWFQFAAEIKDSGVLAGDCALLVIRAARGIAEIGYTFSRAYQGAGLATEAARTVIDYGFDSLGLNRVIATTDCRNIRSIALMKRLGMRQEGHFIQNRWFKGSWCDEYQYAVLREEWIAARASRRP
- a CDS encoding carotenoid oxygenase family protein; its protein translation is MVKIEREIPIQIDPGENPFLRGVFAPIATEITASDLTVIGEIPKDLDGAYLRNGPNPVHRPRGRYHWFDGDGMVHGIEFHDGKATYRNRWIQTEGFAAEQQAHRSIWPGLMDRPDPAVPRGAGSDGWLKDTANTDIVFHNGYALALWYQCGLPYKLDPRTLETLGVERFGGKLARAVSAHAKVDPVSGELLFFDYATKPPYMTYNVVSRTGELRHHVDIDLPGSRLPHDMAFTENYSLLMDLPLFWDPQLLERNVHKVTYYPELPSRFGIIPRYGLNADVKWFEASPCYIYHVVNSWEEGDEFVMDACRVIQGEPNAKRGEGELARMRAFLRLEAQLWRWRFNLATGAVKEEQLDDAKTEWPTINRHKMGRKSRYAYNSRVPHYEGLVKYDTVRGTSESYLFGEGRTSNEAPFAPRVGAQDDTNDEDDGYVVTFVADANAQHRGEVIIIDAKNFAAGPIARVQIPQRVPTGFHSIWIPGEQMRA
- a CDS encoding FecR domain-containing protein, translated to MHKIRLLSVLIVAAIVISIWAMSAAASDEIGSIVSVSGDAKIGRGGATLNATSGMPIRVHDQLSTSPDGSLTLGFPDGTSLSLAGATAISIDDSSAVDGKPAPSRVTLLRGKLHTNVPDKTTGATHTIEIDTPDVRAVAPAAEH
- a CDS encoding amidohydrolase family protein encodes the protein MSRIIDADGHIVEPRALWEEYVEPEFRDRMIQIRRNQAGSDELWINGENRSRPSLPVAASMMPGGLSDLERARKIKWDDLPAGGSDPHARIKVMDEEGIDVAVLYPSIYLLYGDLTDPKLAAAACRAYNNWLADFCKPYSKRLYGVAPMPMQDVDEAVREMRRAVGDLNFKAVFVRPNPFNGRRLNDPAYDPFWREAENLNIPVAVHSSFGTKMPTMGSDRYHDPFFFHMVCHPFEQQAACMDVICGGVLARFPKLTIGFLESGIGWLGYWLDRMDGHYEKMGSYVPWLKKKPSEYFAERCYISMEPDERTLKAMIDLGFERNVLWGSDYPHFDCIYPGVVGEVKRALGVLTESARENILHHNAL